Part of the Natronobacterium gregoryi SP2 genome, TCGTCCGTCTGATACGGATTACTGTACCGATTTACCGGCGCAACCGCCGCCCGGGTCGCGGTTGTGCCGAAAATGACTTACAGTAAACCGTATGAGTCCAGAGACCGACCTGGCCCACTCCAACGACACCAATCGCGCCGGGATGGCGGTCGGCAACGGATAGTTACAGCAGGAGCATGAACCCTGTGAAAACGGCATCCGCGCCCTCGGCTGGCAGGTCGGAGCAGATACAGTGATCTCCCGCTCGAGCAGGCGATTCGTCGACGGACGACACTCAGGTGGAGGAGGTACAACGGATCGTGAATCGACCGATCCAGTCCTCTAACCGGTCGAGAAGCGCCTTGAACTCCTCGTCCTCGAGGATGGGGCAACAGCCATCGTAGAGTTCGATTCGAATCGTGACGAGCATCGTTCGGCCGTCTTCGAACCGATCGATTTCCACGTCGCTGACGGCCTCGAGGTCGAGGCACTCGAGACACCACTCGAACAACCAGCTCTCGTGTTCGGGCCGGTGGTCGGCGATGCCGTAGCCGAACTGATAGTGAATTTCACAACGGTGGCTGGTTTCGTCCTCGAGCTGTGCCAGTTGCTCGTCCGGAATGGAACCGGTGCCGTCTCGATCGATCCGTCGCCCAGGGCTCATACGACCCCATTCAATAGCCAGTATGAAGTTGCTGTCTCTCGATACTGCATCTATTTATATAGCAATAGCTAGAACGAAGTTCAGTAGCCACTACAACTCCCGCGAGCACACGAAGAATCCTGAACGAGCGATGTTATTAGTTTCGATTCGACGGCAGCGAGTCGCTGTGAGACTGCCGATCTGGAGACGCCGAGTTCGTCCGCGAGATCGGCGAGGTCTGCGTCCCGTGGCCGTTCGTAGTAGCCCGATTCGACGGCGGTCACGATAGCTTCACGCTGTTTCTCCGTGAGAGTCTCGGTGGCGATCTCGAGGACGTGATCGTCGCTCGACGACGGCGCGGAGTCGGTGATTCGCTCGAGACGGACCGACGCGCCGGTGTTTCGCAGTGCAGTGACGATCTTCTCGAGTTCTGTCCGCGACGGCGTCGTGATAGCGACCGACAACCCGTCTTCGTCGACAGTCTCGATCGATGCGATGCAGTCGTGGGTCTGGAAGACGGGACAGATACACCGCTCACCGACGTCGGCCCGGAGGTATTTGGATTCTCCGGCGGTTCTGTCGACGACTTCCGACCGACATTCGAACTCGTCACCACAGTCTTCGTCTCGGTAGTGGAGATCCTGACTGACGTCGTGACCGCCTTCACATTCGTCCAGGACCGAACAACGCGCCTCGTGATGTGGTTCGATCCAGAACCGGGCCCGGAGAGGAGTGGCCGCGGACGAACCAGTGTCGTGGTCGGCGTCTCCTGAAGGCATGACAATGTTGTATTGGTATTCGAGTAATAAGTTCAGGTGGCAATTGCCCACTCGGTGGGAACACTCGACGTATGCCCGTTACTGTTGGCTAAACGACCGAATGAGCGTCTTCTCGACGGCGTTGAGGCGCTGTGAAACGGCTGATTTCGAAATTTCGAGTTCGTCTGCCAGGTCCTCGAGTGTCGCTTCGCGAGGCTGGCCATAATAACCCCGTTTGACCGCGAGTTCGACTGCTTCGCGCTGTTTCTCGGTGACGTCGCCCGTATCGATCTCGAGGGTCGTCTCCTCGTCCGACGGAACACGAGAGAGACGGCGCAGTCGAACCGTCGCATCGAGCATCTCGAGAGCGTCGATGATGTGGCTGAGGAGTGACCGATCTTTGACAACCAGAAAGACCTGTAGCGATCCGTCCTGGATGCATTCGACATCGAAAACACAATCGAACTGAGAGAGTTGCTCGCAGATACACGCCTCGTGGATTTCCTCAGTGACGTACCGGCGTTCGTGGCCGTCGTTTTCGGCGACCGTTACCTCGCTGTGGCAGACGTCGTTTGCGGAGATACTCCGTCTGATCGCCGTCGCGTTCGGTGTTGCCGACACGACTGGGCAGGTAGCGTTCTCGTCAGGAGTGACCGCGAGTGTCGCCCGAAGTGGCGTCGTGTCCGGTTTTTGTGCGGCCGAGCGCGCTGATTCGGCGGGCATACCCGTGGCTTGGAAACACAGGACGGTATAAAAGGAGGCCGGTTCCTGTCGTGTGGGAACGCCTGAACGTGTTCAGGCGAAATTTCATTACGCGAGAATTGCAGCGACAGTTTTCGCCCGACGAGAACTGGACAGAGTACGGGAGTGCAGTCCTGGCTGATACGATGACACGAGACCAACTGTGGGAGCGACTTCGGGCGGTCGAAGATCCGGAACTGGACGACGACGTCGTCTCGCTGGGGCTCGTTACCGATGTCATCGTCGAGGGAGACACTGCGGTCGTCTCGGTTGCGTTCAACGCACCCCTCTCCCCGACCGAGCGAGAGATGTGCGACGAGATCCGGGCACTCTGTCGCGGAATGGGGCTGACGCCACGGCTCCACGCCGACTCGACCCACGACGGCGTGACCGGTGTCAGAAACACGATCACGATCGGGGCGTCGGCTATCGACGCCAAACCGGGTGTCGTTACCGGAACACTGGCGACGGCACTTGCAGGACTCGACGCGCACGTCGGCGTCTTCGACTTTCGCCTCGAGTCGGCATCTAACGGCTGGCTCGAGGCAGTCGATCCACCGGATCTTTCGGGAGATCCCGTAGTCCCCGCTACGAGCCAGAACGTCTCCGTCGTTCGGCTCGGCCCTCTCCTTCCGCGAGACGGAACGATACCGGCAACTGACGCTGTTCTCGACCTTTTGCTCCCACGGATTCGCAACCGACTCGTCTGGGGGGGTCTCGATTACTTGCTCGTGGCGCTGCCGTCTTCGTCCGAGTCGGTCCGACACACCGTCCTGGAACGAGTGCCGACGCGGGGAACGATCGCCGTCGGAGCGGCCGGGACGGAGTCGACCTCACTTCGAACCGCCGTCCGGACACTGTCGACCGAGACGACGGTGATCGGTGCCCTCGGAACCGTCTCGGACGGCGATCGGCGTCCCGAACCCACGTCCGACTACGACCTCGCAGACCACGATCTCCCGTGTCCGTACCTCGGCACGATCCCTCTCGAGTCGGACGCCGGACCGGACGCCGAACCGTTCCGGGAAGCCGCGGTCGCGATCACTGACCTGGTTGGGGCAATCAACCGTCAGCGAGCGGCACGGTTGCAACTCGCCGAGAAGGAACCAGGATAATCCCGTCGACGACACTGCCTCTCTCGTCTAGCTGTCTCGTTTCTCTTTCGAGGACCGCGTCTTCGGTCCGACGAACTTGCAGCCCCGTGCTACTCGTTGCTCGATCGCCACGGTCGACCGACCAGCTACGTCGAACTTGGTGGGACTCGACTCGAGAACGACACCGATGAGGCAGTCGACACTCCCTCTCACAAGAGACCGCCTAGTACCGTCCCAAGCGTGGACCGACTAGTTGAGAGTTGGCCCAAACCGATCACGATTCTCGATCAGGAGTAAAGCGCACTAGTCAGAGTAGACTTGGGACGCTACTAGACGTAATCCAGGTTCACCTGGGTGATGTTTGCGGCCCGCTGGACGACATCGGCAATTTCCTCGCGTCGTGGTTCGTCGAGTCGACGTTCCGGCCCACAGACGCAAATCGAACCACGGACACGGTCGTCTTTGTCGAGGACCGGTGCTGCCACGCAAACCATCCCCGCGATGCGTTCGCCCTCGTCGACCGCGTACCCCCGTTCGCGGGCCGCCTCGAGCTGGTCGAACAGCACCTCTGGGTCGGTAACCGTCTGCGAGGTGACCTCGACGAGTCCCTCGTCGACCAATTTCGCGACTCGGCCGTCGTCCACGTGCGCGAGCATCGCCTTTCCGGGGGCGGTCGCGTGCAGGGGAATCCGTGCGCCCGGGTACGCGAACAGATTGATCGCGTCGGGTCCCTCTTCGACCGCGAGGATCACTGCCTGGTCGTTCTCCGCAACCAGCAGAGTCACGTGTTCGCCGGTCTCCTCGGCGACCGTCTCGAGTTGGTCACGCACGGCCTGATAAATTTCGAGACGGTGACAGTGGCGGTGTCCGACCTCCAGAAAACGAGTCGTAGTCCGGTACTCTTTGTCCTCGATCGTCACGTATCCCGTCGAGACCAGTGTCTGGAGATAGTCGTGGACCGTGCTGACGGGCATCTCGAGTCGTTCTGCCAGTTCCGAGACGCGGCCCGGTCCGTTCTCCGAGAGTTCGTCGACGATGGCGAACCCGCGTTCGACGGAACGGTTCGATGCATCGGTCATAGTCCCGAAAAGTACTGTTTTGCACAGAAACATTTCGGTATCGTCGGAACGAGTTTCGGCGAGGGTGTCGTCGTCGTTCCGTTCGGGCGAGAGATCACTGACGATGGGCGCCGTCTCCGGACGATGGCGTCTGATCGGAGTTAGTCTGGACGGCGAGGTTATCAGACCTCCGACATATTGTGTGATTAAGACAATTGTAGTTGACGGGCTCTAACCACACTCATGTTAGATATAATACTATATGTCTCAGATATCATTCTGGACAGCAAACTGTTTTCTCTCGAGTTGGTCGTAGTCTTCGCTGCTGGCAGACTTCAGTTGGAGCCCTCGAAGAGTTCTGTACGAGCCCAGATACAAACTATCTGCCTGTTCTTTGAATGGCCCGTGCTCGAGGTAGACACCAGACAGATAACGTGAAAAATATACGATCACATTCGATAGTAGTAATCATACCGGGAGGAAAAGGTATGGCAAAGAGAGCCGGCTGACCGGTGTCGCGTACGCTCGACGACTGTCGTCGGACGGCGGAGCCGTCGATGATCGAAGAACGGCTCGTACGGTCCGCTGTCGGCCACTACCGCAGTCGCGGCGATGAGTGCTCTCTACTAGTACCGTCCCAAGCGTCGACTGATGAGTAAACCCAGACGACCGCATTCGGTTTCACTCATCTGTTTAGGCTTGCCAAGGCACTAGTGGCGGGCCAAGCCTGAACTGATGGGTCGAATCTGGCGGTGTCGCTCGATTCGACCCGTCAGTCGACGGTTGGGACGGTACTAGTACTGTCTCAAGCGTGGACCGACTAGTTGAGAGTTGGCCCAAACCGATCACGATTCTCGATCAGAAGTAGAGTGCACTAGTCAGAGTAGACTTGGGGCGGTACTAGTACCTCCCCTCTAGCGTCGCCGGGCCGCGAAACAGCGAGTACAGAAACAGGAAGTACCCGCCGATGATCGGGAGAAAGATCGCCGCCATGATGGCCGTCATGTTGAGTGCGAGTGGTGAGACGACGGCGTCGGCGATCGTCAACTCGGCTGCGGGATCGACATAGGGGTACAGCAGGGTAGCGACGAAGCCGACGAACGCACCCGCGAGTCCCGCGGCACCGAGCACCGCGGCGTGGTAGCGCTCTCGAGCGACCGACCCGATAGTAACGACTGCGAACGCGAGCGTCGCGACGACGATAGCGACGGTCGAGCACGACAAGAGCACCGGCTGGAGGTCGGGGTACCGACCGAACAGGACGATCGCCGTCAGCGCGAACAGTGCGACGTAGACGATCGTGGCTAGTTGGCCACGCTGGGTGACACGTGTTCGGAGGTCGCCCCTGGTCTTGACGCCCAGGAACGTCCCGCCGAGGACGACGGTAAGCGCGACGACAGTCAGTCCGACGACGAGCGGAGCGATCGCGAGCGCAGACGGCTCACCGAGGACCCAGCTCGCGACGAATACGCCGAGCAGGAACGGGGACGCGGTACTGCCGGCGACGAAGCAGGTATCCCAGAATCGGACCCACGTCTCGTCGTCACGCTCCTCGCGGAGTTTCGATCCCAGTCCTCGCAGCGACAGCGCGAACAGGATCGCGAACACGAGCAGGTAGTAGCGCGACAGGATGTTGGCGTAGACCGCTGGGAAACCGGCAAAAAGCACTGTCCCGAACAGAACGAGCCACACCTCGTTTGCCTTCCACAGCGGACCGAACGCCGCGAGCATGGTCTCGCGCTCTCGCTCGTCGGCTTCGACGAAGAGGATGCCGAGCCCGAAGTCGAAGCCGTCGAGTAGGAGGTAGCCACCCAGCGCGACGACGACGAGGCCGAACCACAGCTCCGGCAGCGACTCGAGCAAGTACGCCGAGTCCGACAGCACGCTAGTCATCGGCGGTCACCTCCGGCGCATCGGGGTGGTCGTCTTCCTCGCTGTCGACTTCGTGTCGTTGCGCCTCTTCGTCGACGATCCGGCCGAAGACGTAGAGGAAGACGCCAAACAGCAGGATGTATCCGATCACGAACGCGACGAGCGTCAGCGTCGCTTCGGTCCCGGAAAGTGGCGGCGAGACGCCCTCTGCGGTCGTGAGAACGTCCTGAATGATCCACGGCTGGCGACCGATTTCGGCGACGTACCAGCCGGTGATCAGGGCGACGAACCCGAGCGGCGACGAGAGCATCAGTGCCTTCAGCAGCCGGTCGTCGTCGGCGAGACCGCCGCGCCAGGCCCGGTAGGTGCCCCAGGCCCCCAGCGCGATGAACCAGAAGCCAAGCCCGACCATGATCCGGAACGACCAGAACACCCACGCGACTGGCGGTGATTCGTACTCGAAGTCGTTGAGACCGGTTACCTCGGCGGTCGGATCACCCCCGCTTGCGAGGAACGACGCCAGGTGTGGGATACTAATCGTATAGAGGTTGTCCGCCCGCGGATCGGTGAGCGACTCGAGTTCGGTCGGGAGCGCGATCAGGTGGAGATCGGCCTGGCCGGTTTCGTAGTGTGCTTCCATGGCGGCGAACTTGTGTGGCTGGGTCTCGGCGACGTGGCGGCCGTACATGTCGCCGTGGATGGCCTGGAACGCCGACGTCAGGAGTAAGACGACGAGACCGGCCCGGAGTGCGGTCTTCCAGACCTTGCTGTCACGGTTCTTCCAGACGAAGTAGGCGGCGAGTCCTACGATCAGGAGGGTCACCGAGATGACCGCGGCGTTTTGCATGTGGACGTACATCCACGGGAATCGGGGGTTGAAAAACGCTGCGAGCGGGTCGGTAAGCTGGGCGATCGGGATGCCGTCTTCCATCACGACCTCGTGCCCACGCGGGGTCTGCATCCAGGAGTTGACGACGAGGATCCAGAACGCCGAGAGCCACGCACCGAGCGCGACCATGACCGACGAGAGCGCGTAGAATCGGTCGGAGACTCGCTCCCGACCGAACAGCAACACGCCGAGGAAGACGGCCTCGAGGAAGAAAGCCATCTTCGCCTCGAAAGAGAGTGGGCCGCCGATCAGTTCGCCGGCGGTCGTCGAGAACGCCCCGAAGTTGGTCCCGAACATAAAGCCCATCGGGATTCCAGTGACCGTTCCCATGATGAACCCGACGGCGAAGATTTTCGTCCAGAACTTCCTGAGTCGTGCGTATCGTCGTTTGCCCGTCCTGACTTCCTGGACGGTGAAGTAGACGAGAAACGGTGCGAGTCCGACCGAGAGCGCCGCGAAGATGATGTGGATCGTGATCGCCCAGCCGAACTGAATCCGACTGGCGAGTTCGGGCGAGAGAGCGAGCAGTGGCGCGAGTTCGGCCGTCGCTGTCGTGAGTAACTCTACCGTCTTGGGGTGCATGTCGTGTTCACCGTTACCCGACGGTAGGGTATCGGCGGTGGTAAACTGGTATTCGGCTATCGCCAAGTTTCGATGAACAAACCAAACTATAACCTATGTTATAGGCTTCTTTCGACTGTCAAACCGCTCTTCTAGTGGGCAAATGATCAAAATGAGCGAGTGAGGACAGTGACGACTGACACTCGAGGGGAACAGAACCAGATTCGACCTTAGACCAAAGTCGCGTCGTCTGACGCTGGGAACCGATCCAGGTACCGCTTGACGAGTCGCGACTCGGCCATCCGGAGCCGGTAGGAGAGCGTCGATTCGGGAACGTCGAGTTCCGACGCGAGCTCACCGATCGTGATCGCCCGAGGGCGTTCGTAGTACCCCCTGGCAGCCGCCTGCTCGATCGCCTCGCGCTGTGATCCCGTCAGGTCGTCGTCGACGACCGCGTCGCCGTGCCACTCGGTCGCGTCGCCGATGTGTCCGACCTCGACGGAGACGCCGTCACGACAGAACGTCTCGAGATCGTCGTACAGTGCCCCAACCTCCTCGTCGGACCGCATCAGCAGTCGCCATCGCTCCCGACCGGCGTGATTGCAGGATTCGAAGATCGTCCCTCGATCGAGGTGGTCCGACGCGACGTTGTGGATCGATCGGCAGTCACAGACGTCTCCGACGTAGGCATAGATCAGGCGTCGTCTCGCGCTACACTCGAGTCGGTAGGACGTGCTGGTACCACAGCATCGATCCGTCCCGATCGCCCGCGGGAGGTAGTCGCGGTCGGCGAGGGTCGTCTCGAGTCGATCGGCTGCCTCGGGCGGGCCGGTAAGCTGGACGAGACGGACACAGGAGGTCTGTCCGGTCGTGACGTCGACCGTCGACGCCCGGAGGTTCGGATGGTCGTGGAAGACGTCCACGACCTGATCCTCACCAGGTTCGTACGTCAGCGTAAAGGTAAACTCGCGGAGACGGGCCATTGATTCGCTCATCCTGGTCGATATAGCGACCGTGACGCCTAAAGGGGTCGCAACGGGACGATTTTCGGTCGATGCGGACTGCCGAACACTGGTAGGTGAAAATATTGCACGCCCCTAGTCGATCGAACCAGCAGAGATAGTATCCATCAGCCACGAGAGAGACGTATGAAAGCAGTGTATGCGACAGACCTGTCTGCTGCCAGTGAAGCGGCGATCGAGAACGAGACCTGCCTCGAGTGTCTCGGCCGAATCGGCGTCGAGGAACTGCATCTCGTCACGGTCGTTCCGGACAACGTCCACGCCGGCACGCCCGGGATCGATCACGTGAAACGACGACGACGGGCACTCGACCGTTACCAGGAGGTGATCGAAGGTGCCGGCCTCGGCGTCGAAACGCACGTCGTCCGTGGAACGCCCCACCGCCGGATCAACGGTATCGCAGAGTCCGTCGGAGCCGACCTGTCGATCGTCAGTTCGCGCGGGAAGAGCCCACTCGAGAACCGACTCATCGGGTCGACGACGCGGAACCTCGCACGGACGACGGTCGTGCCGTTGCTAGTCAACCGGATCGAACGCGGCGTCGACGATCCGGCACTCGTCGAGAAACACCTGTTCGAACGAACGTTGTACGCGACTGACTTCTCCGAGAACGCAGACCGTGCCTTCGAGGCGTTCTCCTATCTCCGCCACGCGACCCAGGAGGCGACGCTCGTCCACGTCCAGACGGAAACCAGTCCGGGCCCCGACGGCGACGCCGATCCCGGGCAGCGACTCGCCGAACTGGCCGATCGACTCGAGGAGTGGGACGTCGACGCCACCACGGACGTTCGACGCGGCGATCCTGTAGACGAAATTCTCGCAGTCGAGGCCGAGTACGAACCGACGACGACGTTGCTCGGATCGCGTGGCAGGAGCCGACTCCGGCGACTGTTGCTCGGTAGCGTCTCCGAATCGGTCATCGCGAACGCAGACGGGAACGTCCTTCTCGTTCCGCCGGAACGAACCGTCTGATCGACTCGCGTTTCTGGTCACGCCGACTGCAGCCGACGCCCGTGAACGGTTTTCAGTGGCTCGTGAAAAAACGCACGGGGTAGATACCAGTCAGCCGAACAGGTAGTTCAGCAACAGCCGCTGGAGCAGGCCGGGACGGCGGCCGTCGCGGGTCTGGACCATGACGGCGGTCGTATCGACGCGTTCGACGAGGCGATTACCCGGCCGCCCGAGGAATCGTGCGCTCATCCCGGTGCGGTCGACGCCAGTCACGAGCAGGTCGGCATCACCGACGAATCGCGTCAGGCCAGCGATCTCGTCGTCGGTCTCGATGACGGTCGATCGGGCCGGTACCGTCAGTAGCGAGAACAGCTCCTCGTGATACCGCTCGATCGTCTCTCGCTGCGTCTCTGGCGCGTCCGCTGCGATCGCCTGCAGGAGATTGAGTTCGGCACCTGTCTCTTCGGCGACGGCGTCTGCAAACAGTAACTTCAGCGGATCGTAGGCCCCGCGGTTGGCGACGACGGCGATCTCGTCGGCATCGTCGAAGCCGTCGTCGTCCACCAGCATCACGTCACAGGGTGCGTTCTTGAGCAGCCAGTCGGTGCCGCCGCCGAACAGTCGCCGGTGGAACTGCGCTCGATCGCGTTCGGCGACGATCAGGTCGTAGTTTCCGTAGGTAGCGAAGTCGACGATCGCCCGGTTGTGGTCTTCGCTGTCGATCTCCCGGTACTCGATGTGCGTGTCCGTCACCGGTGGACGGTCGGCGTCCGTCGCTCCGCCGGACGTGCGTGCCGGTCGATGCACGTCGTGATTCTCGGGAAACCACGAGGGAGCGTCGTCGCCGGAGGGAAGCCACTCTGGCGGGTCGTCTGCAAACACGTCGGCGTGATCTCCGTCGAACATCTGGTGGGGAACGTCGACGAACTCCACGGCCGAAACCGTCGTCGACCGTAACCGTCCCATGTCGGTCGCCATCCGAAGCAGATCACGTCTGGCATCGGGGGACGTGTTGTCGGTGATCGCTACGAGGACGTCGTACTCTTCGTCAGATTCGAACAGGTCTCGCGTTCGGTCCAGTGCACTTTGGCTGACGTTCTCTCGAGCACCGGCACGAGCGGCACCTTCCCGGTCGATCCGTGGCCGGGCGTAGCCAACGTACCAGGCGATCGAGACGAGCGTGATGGCGACTGCGCCGAGAAACGGCACGGTCCCCATCTGCGTGAGGACGATCACGCCGCCGGCCATTCCGGCGAGCTGGGTCCAGGGGTACAGTGGCGCGACGAACTCGGGATCGTAGTCCTCGACAGCCCCTTCACGGAAGCCCACGATGGCCAGGTTCACGAGGATGAACACGAGGATCTGGAACGCCGACCCGAACTTCGCGACCTGTTCGATCGGCAGTGTCGCGATCATCACCATCATCACGCCGCCAGTGACGGCGACTGCGAACGCAGGAGTCTTGAATCGGTCGTGAAGGTGTTCGAACCGTTCGGGGACGAGACCGTCACGGGCCATCGCGAACGGGAACCGTGAGGCCGACAGTAGGCCCGCATTCGCCGTCGAGGCCAGTGCCAGCAGCGCCGCAATGACGATCAGCACTGCACCGAGTTCTCCGAGGGCTGCCTCTGCTGCGTACGCGATCGACGCGACCTCTTCGCCGCCCTCCGGAACGAACCCGCCACCAGGTGAGAGGTCGGGTGCGACGCCGATGGCGACGTAGACGATCAGCACGTAGAGGGCGGTCGTCGCCAGCAGCGAACCGATCATCGCTCGCGGGATCGTCGTCCCGGGATCTTTGACCTCTTCGGCGACCGCAGCGACCTTGATCACCCCGGCGTAGGAGACGAACACCAGTCCCGTCGCCGCGAGGATTCCCTCGGATGCAAGATCGAACGAGCCAGCAGTCTGTGACGGCGTCACGTCGGGGAAGCCACCGATCACGAAATACCCCATGGCCAACATCATCACGCCGACGATCGCAAACTGGAGGCTACCGGTGCTTTTCGTACTGACGACGTTCAGGATCGTAAACAAAAGCGCCAGTCCGAGTGCGATCGGGAGGATGTACTCCGCGAGTCCGGGTGCGACGTAGACGAGATACGGGACGCCCCCGATCAACGCGAGTGCGCCTTTGAACGAGAGCATGAACCAGTTCCCGATACCGGCGATCGTCCCGAGTAGCGGTCCCATTCCCCGCTCGACGTAGACGTACGAGCCGCCGTCTTCCGGCATCGCCGTCGCCATCTCCGACGCCGACAACGCCGCCGGCAACACGAGCAATCCAGCGATCGCGTAGGCGACGACCACTGCCGGGCCGGCCGACGCATACGCGATCCCAGGGAGAATGAAGATGCCGCTCCCGACCATCGCCCCGATCGCGATCGCCGTCGTCGCCGGCAGCCCGAGATCGCGCTGTAAATCGCTCGTCATCTCTCGGCATCACCTCGCCCGGAGCCATCCGACGTGACTATCTCGTCTCTCGTCTGTCGTTGCCGCCACAGCCGTCCCTGTTCGTACTGTCGGGCGTCGTGAGCGGCCGCTGTTCCAGCCCGGCGGCCGCTCTTCGGTGACCTTCGTCCGACAGGGTCAGTACGGAACCGGCGGTAACGGGTCGTGCACTGAGTCGATCGTGTTCGTGTCATAGTGTCTGATTACGAGTGGCTGTGTTCTGGGTCAGCGTCGTGGCTGTGAAACGAATCGCTCAATCGTGTGGATGAAATCGCTTGATAGCCCTGTCGACCGCGTCCGTCTGCCCGAGAAACGTCACGCGGTCACCGGCCTGCAATCGGTGCTCGCCAGTCGGGACTTCCGTCTGTCCGTCCTCGTGGGTGAGCAGGCCGACGATACAGCCGTCCGGAATCTCGGCGTTGACTTCGGCGATCGTCTTCCCGACGAGATCGGCGGCCGTCACCTCGATCTCCTGGACGTCACCAGTCCGGCCGAGTTCGTTCATCCACGCCGACAGCGACGGTCGCTCGAGGACGTTCTCGAGCGACCAGGCGGTCGCCATCGAGAGGTCGATCGCCCGGACATCCAGCGACTCGAAGGCGTCGACGTTGTCGGGCTGGTTGACTCGCGAGGCGACCGTCTCGA contains:
- a CDS encoding helix-turn-helix domain-containing protein, whose amino-acid sequence is MPSGDADHDTGSSAATPLRARFWIEPHHEARCSVLDECEGGHDVSQDLHYRDEDCGDEFECRSEVVDRTAGESKYLRADVGERCICPVFQTHDCIASIETVDEDGLSVAITTPSRTELEKIVTALRNTGASVRLERITDSAPSSSDDHVLEIATETLTEKQREAIVTAVESGYYERPRDADLADLADELGVSRSAVSQRLAAVESKLITSLVQDSSCARGSCSGY
- a CDS encoding helix-turn-helix domain-containing protein, with product MPAESARSAAQKPDTTPLRATLAVTPDENATCPVVSATPNATAIRRSISANDVCHSEVTVAENDGHERRYVTEEIHEACICEQLSQFDCVFDVECIQDGSLQVFLVVKDRSLLSHIIDALEMLDATVRLRRLSRVPSDEETTLEIDTGDVTEKQREAVELAVKRGYYGQPREATLEDLADELEISKSAVSQRLNAVEKTLIRSFSQQ
- a CDS encoding P-loop NTPase, translated to MTRDQLWERLRAVEDPELDDDVVSLGLVTDVIVEGDTAVVSVAFNAPLSPTEREMCDEIRALCRGMGLTPRLHADSTHDGVTGVRNTITIGASAIDAKPGVVTGTLATALAGLDAHVGVFDFRLESASNGWLEAVDPPDLSGDPVVPATSQNVSVVRLGPLLPRDGTIPATDAVLDLLLPRIRNRLVWGGLDYLLVALPSSSESVRHTVLERVPTRGTIAVGAAGTESTSLRTAVRTLSTETTVIGALGTVSDGDRRPEPTSDYDLADHDLPCPYLGTIPLESDAGPDAEPFREAAVAITDLVGAINRQRAARLQLAEKEPG
- a CDS encoding IclR family transcriptional regulator, with product MTDASNRSVERGFAIVDELSENGPGRVSELAERLEMPVSTVHDYLQTLVSTGYVTIEDKEYRTTTRFLEVGHRHCHRLEIYQAVRDQLETVAEETGEHVTLLVAENDQAVILAVEEGPDAINLFAYPGARIPLHATAPGKAMLAHVDDGRVAKLVDEGLVEVTSQTVTDPEVLFDQLEAARERGYAVDEGERIAGMVCVAAPVLDKDDRVRGSICVCGPERRLDEPRREEIADVVQRAANITQVNLDYV
- the cydB gene encoding cytochrome d ubiquinol oxidase subunit II, whose translation is MTSVLSDSAYLLESLPELWFGLVVVALGGYLLLDGFDFGLGILFVEADERERETMLAAFGPLWKANEVWLVLFGTVLFAGFPAVYANILSRYYLLVFAILFALSLRGLGSKLREERDDETWVRFWDTCFVAGSTASPFLLGVFVASWVLGEPSALAIAPLVVGLTVVALTVVLGGTFLGVKTRGDLRTRVTQRGQLATIVYVALFALTAIVLFGRYPDLQPVLLSCSTVAIVVATLAFAVVTIGSVARERYHAAVLGAAGLAGAFVGFVATLLYPYVDPAAELTIADAVVSPLALNMTAIMAAIFLPIIGGYFLFLYSLFRGPATLEGRY
- a CDS encoding cytochrome ubiquinol oxidase subunit I encodes the protein MHPKTVELLTTATAELAPLLALSPELASRIQFGWAITIHIIFAALSVGLAPFLVYFTVQEVRTGKRRYARLRKFWTKIFAVGFIMGTVTGIPMGFMFGTNFGAFSTTAGELIGGPLSFEAKMAFFLEAVFLGVLLFGRERVSDRFYALSSVMVALGAWLSAFWILVVNSWMQTPRGHEVVMEDGIPIAQLTDPLAAFFNPRFPWMYVHMQNAAVISVTLLIVGLAAYFVWKNRDSKVWKTALRAGLVVLLLTSAFQAIHGDMYGRHVAETQPHKFAAMEAHYETGQADLHLIALPTELESLTDPRADNLYTISIPHLASFLASGGDPTAEVTGLNDFEYESPPVAWVFWSFRIMVGLGFWFIALGAWGTYRAWRGGLADDDRLLKALMLSSPLGFVALITGWYVAEIGRQPWIIQDVLTTAEGVSPPLSGTEATLTLVAFVIGYILLFGVFLYVFGRIVDEEAQRHEVDSEEDDHPDAPEVTADD
- a CDS encoding helix-turn-helix domain-containing protein, whose product is MSESMARLREFTFTLTYEPGEDQVVDVFHDHPNLRASTVDVTTGQTSCVRLVQLTGPPEAADRLETTLADRDYLPRAIGTDRCCGTSTSYRLECSARRRLIYAYVGDVCDCRSIHNVASDHLDRGTIFESCNHAGRERWRLLMRSDEEVGALYDDLETFCRDGVSVEVGHIGDATEWHGDAVVDDDLTGSQREAIEQAAARGYYERPRAITIGELASELDVPESTLSYRLRMAESRLVKRYLDRFPASDDATLV
- a CDS encoding universal stress protein — protein: MKAVYATDLSAASEAAIENETCLECLGRIGVEELHLVTVVPDNVHAGTPGIDHVKRRRRALDRYQEVIEGAGLGVETHVVRGTPHRRINGIAESVGADLSIVSSRGKSPLENRLIGSTTRNLARTTVVPLLVNRIERGVDDPALVEKHLFERTLYATDFSENADRAFEAFSYLRHATQEATLVHVQTETSPGPDGDADPGQRLAELADRLEEWDVDATTDVRRGDPVDEILAVEAEYEPTTTLLGSRGRSRLRRLLLGSVSESVIANADGNVLLVPPERTV